In Patescibacteria group bacterium, the following are encoded in one genomic region:
- a CDS encoding type Z 30S ribosomal protein S14, with translation MAKKSQILKSQRKPKYSTRKVSRCLKCGRKRAFMRDFGLCRICFRELASKGDLPGITKASW, from the coding sequence ATGGCTAAAAAATCGCAAATTTTAAAATCACAACGTAAACCAAAATATTCAACCAGAAAAGTCAGCCGTTGTTTAAAATGTGGTCGAAAAAGAGCTTTTATGCGGGATTTTGGCTTGTGTAGAATTTGTTTCCGCGAATTAGCTTCAAAAGGGGATTTACCAGGAATAACCAAAGCGAGTTGGTAA
- the rplE gene encoding 50S ribosomal protein L5, producing MDKLQTKFQKEIIPFFKKNFGYKNNLAVPKVTKVIVNVGIGRMMSEDSKSLEPIILDLSHITGQKPKVAKSTKAISGFKLRKGMPVGLVVTLRGKRMYNFMDKIINIVLPRIRDFRGVKPSALDQGFNLNLGIREQIVFPEIKPDQVVKTFGLQINFVTNAKNREEAELLFRQLGIIFQTKEKNG from the coding sequence ATGGACAAATTACAAACCAAATTCCAAAAAGAAATTATCCCCTTTTTCAAGAAAAATTTTGGATATAAAAATAATTTAGCCGTTCCCAAAGTTACTAAAGTGATTGTTAATGTTGGAATTGGCCGGATGATGTCTGAAGATTCTAAAAGTTTAGAGCCTATAATTTTGGATTTATCCCATATAACCGGCCAAAAACCCAAGGTTGCCAAATCAACTAAAGCCATTTCTGGTTTTAAATTGAGAAAGGGCATGCCGGTCGGTTTGGTGGTAACTCTAAGAGGCAAAAGAATGTATAATTTTATGGATAAAATTATCAATATTGTCTTGCCTCGAATTAGAGATTTTCGTGGAGTAAAACCATCAGCTTTAGATCAAGGTTTTAATTTAAATTTAGGCATTCGTGAACAAATTGTGTTTCCTGAGATTAAACCAGATCAAGTTGTCAAAACCTTTGGGCTTCAGATTAATTTTGTCACCAATGCCAAAAATAGAGAAGAAGCCGAATTATTATTTCGACAATTAGGAATTATTTTCCAAACTAAGGAGAAAAATGGCTAA
- the rplX gene encoding 50S ribosomal protein L24 has translation MKLKKGDNVLVISGKDRGKTGKIEKAFPKNRKVQISGINIIKKHVKPTKKNPKGGKVEIAVPITTSNLMLICPKCHKATRTGFKITAQKKVRICKKCAEEI, from the coding sequence ATTAAACTTAAAAAAGGCGACAATGTTTTAGTAATTTCAGGCAAAGATCGTGGTAAAACCGGTAAAATCGAAAAAGCATTTCCCAAGAATCGCAAAGTTCAAATTTCAGGCATTAATATTATTAAAAAACATGTCAAACCGACTAAAAAAAATCCCAAAGGTGGTAAAGTTGAAATTGCCGTTCCGATCACCACTTCGAATTTAATGTTGATTTGCCCAAAATGTCACAAAGCCACCAGAACAGGTTTTAAAATCACGGCGCAAAAAAAAGTTAGAATTTGTAAAAAATGCGCTGAAGAAATTTAA
- the rplN gene encoding 50S ribosomal protein L14, which translates to MIQLYSRLKVADNSGARELLCIQVVGGTKRRYARIGDLITASVKSAIPNGQVKKKQVVKAVIVRQRQNFKRRDGSSIKFDDNAVVIINPDKNPKGTRILGPVARELRERGYKKIISLAPEVV; encoded by the coding sequence ATGATTCAATTATATTCAAGATTAAAAGTTGCCGACAATTCTGGTGCCAGAGAATTATTGTGTATTCAAGTTGTTGGTGGCACTAAGCGTCGTTATGCTCGAATTGGCGATTTAATCACTGCATCTGTAAAGAGTGCTATTCCAAATGGTCAAGTTAAGAAAAAGCAGGTGGTGAAAGCCGTCATTGTCCGACAACGCCAGAATTTTAAACGCCGAGACGGTTCGTCAATTAAATTTGATGATAACGCCGTGGTGATTATTAATCCTGATAAAAATCCGAAAGGCACCCGAATTTTAGGGCCAGTCGCTCGAGAATTAAGGGAAAGGGGTTATAAAAAAATTATTTCCTTAGCCCCAGAGGTAGTATAA
- the rpsQ gene encoding 30S ribosomal protein S17, with protein sequence MKTKTTPIKKSSQKSKSLPKFSNKKILKGVIISDKMDKTVVVSVERLKEHPVYRKKFKINRHFQAHDPKNEFKEGETVEIIESRPISKNKHWQVLRRLA encoded by the coding sequence ATGAAAACTAAAACTACTCCTATTAAAAAATCTTCCCAAAAATCTAAAAGTTTACCTAAATTTTCCAATAAAAAGATTTTAAAAGGCGTTATTATTTCCGATAAAATGGATAAAACCGTGGTAGTTTCAGTTGAGCGCTTGAAAGAACATCCTGTGTATCGCAAGAAATTTAAAATTAATCGACATTTTCAAGCTCATGATCCCAAAAACGAATTCAAAGAAGGCGAAACCGTCGAAATTATTGAATCTCGGCCAATTTCAAAAAATAAACATTGGCAAGTCTTAAGACGCCTCGCCTAA
- the rpmC gene encoding 50S ribosomal protein L29, producing MKTKEELKKIRNKNLPELVKELQVEREKYFQMRKDHLMEKLKKTADLKKVKKNIARCQTVIREKIAADLIKDSSLKEETADKKIKNNQSQKIDNHKDQNEN from the coding sequence ATGAAGACTAAAGAGGAATTAAAGAAAATTCGAAATAAAAACTTACCCGAGTTGGTCAAAGAATTACAAGTTGAGCGGGAAAAATATTTTCAAATGCGAAAGGATCATTTAATGGAAAAATTAAAGAAAACCGCTGATTTAAAAAAAGTCAAAAAAAATATCGCCCGTTGTCAAACTGTGATTCGAGAAAAAATAGCCGCAGATTTAATTAAAGATTCTTCCTTAAAAGAAGAAACAGCAGATAAAAAAATTAAAAATAATCAATCCCAAAAAATAGATAACCATAAGGATCAAAATGAAAACTAA
- the rplP gene encoding 50S ribosomal protein L16, translating into MLMPRKMKYRKQQKGTLRKVATKGQNLVFGRYGLKALEARLISARQIEAARRAMTREIKRGGEVWIRIYPDKPKTALPVETRMGGGKGAVSHFVARVAPGTILFEMDGVTRELAKRAITLAAFKLPIRTRFVEKEE; encoded by the coding sequence ATGTTAATGCCACGAAAAATGAAATATCGAAAACAGCAAAAAGGCACTTTGAGAAAAGTTGCCACCAAAGGTCAAAATTTGGTCTTTGGCAGATATGGCTTAAAAGCTTTAGAAGCTAGATTAATTTCCGCTCGTCAGATTGAAGCTGCTAGACGTGCCATGACCCGGGAAATTAAGCGTGGCGGAGAAGTTTGGATTAGAATTTATCCGGACAAACCTAAAACAGCTTTGCCTGTTGAAACTCGAATGGGTGGTGGTAAAGGAGCGGTTTCACATTTTGTGGCTCGCGTAGCACCTGGGACAATTTTGTTTGAAATGGATGGAGTTACCCGAGAATTAGCTAAAAGAGCCATCACTCTAGCCGCCTTTAAACTACCAATTCGAACCAGATTTGTGGAAAAGGAAGAATAA
- the rpsC gene encoding 30S ribosomal protein S3 — protein sequence MGQKVNPESLRLPLNKNWHSKWYSKKNYPQIVMEDLNIRKEIKAKFSLGTIELIEIVRERGGDIKILIYTPKPGVLIGRSGKGTEDLKNYLDKKIGKKVKIEIFEVHDPDTRAQIIAENIAFQLARRVAYRRAVNMAIERAKDAGAIGIKIEIGGRLNGAEIARREKFGSGSIPTQTLKIPLDFAKVDAFTKYGTIGIKVWVYKKIEENNK from the coding sequence ATGGGACAAAAAGTCAATCCAGAAAGTCTAAGACTGCCTCTAAATAAAAATTGGCATTCAAAATGGTATAGCAAAAAAAATTATCCTCAAATCGTGATGGAAGATTTAAATATTAGAAAAGAAATCAAAGCCAAATTTAGCCTTGGCACGATTGAGTTAATTGAAATTGTTAGAGAACGAGGTGGGGATATTAAAATTTTAATTTATACCCCGAAACCGGGTGTCCTCATTGGTCGCAGCGGTAAGGGGACTGAAGATTTAAAAAATTATTTAGACAAAAAAATCGGTAAAAAAGTCAAAATTGAAATCTTTGAAGTTCACGATCCAGACACGAGAGCGCAAATTATTGCTGAAAATATTGCTTTTCAACTTGCCCGTCGGGTCGCATATCGCCGCGCCGTTAATATGGCAATTGAGCGTGCTAAAGATGCTGGCGCCATCGGGATTAAAATTGAAATTGGGGGACGTTTAAATGGTGCTGAAATTGCGCGTCGAGAAAAATTTGGTTCAGGCTCGATTCCGACGCAAACCCTCAAAATCCCCTTAGATTTTGCCAAAGTTGATGCTTTTACTAAATATGGCACCATTGGTATTAAAGTTTGGGTTTATAAAAAAATCGAAGAAAATAATAAATAA
- the rplV gene encoding 50S ribosomal protein L22: protein MEKTEIKVCFKYARVSPKKARLIADSVRGEKAILAEESLKFSPTKSAKYIHQLLKSALAAAKEKDLDGEKLSIKEIRVDGGPSLKRRKIRAKGRADIIKRRTSHLTIILADVKAPQKPSKYEDKVESTKTEKNTSKKLTDHKNNKPTITPAAKKGEENGTKSQSRKSKTASK, encoded by the coding sequence ATGGAAAAAACAGAGATTAAGGTTTGTTTCAAATATGCCAGAGTTTCACCCAAAAAAGCGAGATTAATCGCCGATTCCGTTCGTGGCGAAAAGGCAATTTTAGCCGAAGAATCGTTGAAATTTTCACCCACCAAATCGGCAAAATATATTCATCAATTGTTAAAATCCGCCCTCGCAGCTGCCAAAGAAAAGGATTTAGATGGTGAAAAACTTTCTATTAAAGAAATTAGAGTTGACGGCGGTCCATCCTTAAAAAGAAGAAAAATTCGCGCCAAAGGCCGAGCCGACATTATCAAGCGTCGCACCTCTCATCTGACCATCATTTTAGCAGACGTTAAAGCTCCCCAAAAACCATCCAAATATGAAGATAAAGTTGAATCTACAAAAACCGAAAAAAACACTTCAAAAAAATTAACCGACCATAAAAATAATAAACCAACCATAACCCCAGCTGCAAAAAAAGGAGAAGAAAATGGGACAAAAAGTCAATCCAGAAAGTCTAAGACTGCCTCTAAATAA
- the rpsS gene encoding 30S ribosomal protein S19 has translation MSRSLKKGPYIDEKLLKKVAKKAAGDSKPIKTWSRSATITPEMVGFTFGVHNGKEHISVKISEEMVGHKLGEFSKTRKFTRHGGRMAREEEMGQRQAGAISTTSESATATKK, from the coding sequence ATGTCCAGATCCCTTAAAAAAGGTCCATATATTGATGAAAAATTATTGAAAAAAGTTGCCAAAAAAGCCGCTGGCGATTCAAAACCAATTAAAACTTGGTCAAGATCAGCCACAATTACCCCGGAGATGGTTGGTTTTACTTTTGGCGTTCACAATGGCAAAGAACACATTTCAGTCAAAATTTCCGAGGAAATGGTCGGACATAAATTAGGTGAATTTTCAAAAACCAGAAAATTTACCAGACATGGTGGTAGAATGGCTCGTGAGGAAGAAATGGGTCAACGCCAAGCCGGAGCAATTAGCACAACTAGCGAAAGTGCAACTGCGACTAAAAAATAA
- the rplB gene encoding 50S ribosomal protein L2 yields the protein MGIKKYKNTSQARRKMSGADFKEITAKKPQKSLIVKNNRKRGHTKAGISVGQRGGGAKRLFRKIDFLQNKLNLSAKVVSIEYDPNRTARIAQIVFSDGEKRYILAPQGLKVTDSVIFADKTPVKTGNRAKLKNLPTGTVLHNIELNPGRGGQTVRSAGASAQLLSKEGKYVTIQFPSREVKKVLAECSASIGALSFPENSLIKIGKAGRKRWQNIRPKVRGVAMSPNAHPHGGGEGRSSVGMPSPKTPWGKPTKGYKTRKRQASDRLIVKKRK from the coding sequence ATGGGAATTAAGAAATATAAAAATACTTCACAAGCGCGTCGAAAAATGTCCGGCGCAGATTTTAAAGAAATTACCGCCAAAAAGCCGCAAAAATCTTTAATTGTTAAAAATAATCGCAAGAGAGGTCACACCAAAGCTGGAATTTCGGTTGGTCAAAGAGGCGGTGGTGCCAAAAGACTTTTTCGAAAAATTGATTTTTTACAGAATAAATTAAATCTTTCAGCCAAAGTAGTTTCAATTGAATATGATCCTAATCGAACCGCTCGAATTGCTCAAATTGTTTTTTCGGATGGTGAAAAAAGATATATTTTAGCGCCACAAGGTTTAAAAGTTACAGATTCGGTAATTTTTGCCGATAAAACCCCGGTCAAAACTGGAAATCGCGCCAAATTAAAAAATTTACCCACTGGTACGGTTTTACACAATATCGAGTTAAATCCTGGTCGTGGCGGACAAACTGTTAGATCGGCAGGTGCTTCGGCTCAACTCTTGTCAAAAGAGGGAAAATATGTTACAATTCAGTTTCCATCCCGAGAAGTTAAAAAAGTCTTAGCCGAATGCTCAGCCTCAATTGGCGCCTTGTCATTTCCAGAAAATTCACTCATCAAGATTGGTAAAGCTGGCCGAAAACGCTGGCAAAATATTAGACCCAAAGTCCGAGGTGTGGCCATGTCCCCAAACGCTCACCCTCATGGTGGTGGTGAAGGTCGCTCATCGGTTGGTATGCCATCGCCAAAAACTCCTTGGGGCAAACCTACAAAAGGTTATAAAACCAGAAAACGCCAAGCTTCTGACAGATTAATTGTTAAAAAAAGAAAATAA
- the rplW gene encoding 50S ribosomal protein L23, which produces MESYEIIIGPKVTEKTAFLANSGKFTILVAKTATKNQINAAVKKIYKVNPLKINITKNPGKQKATPTKHGMMVRKIKGQKKAIVVLKKGQKIPGFETIK; this is translated from the coding sequence ATGGAAAGTTATGAAATAATTATCGGCCCGAAAGTAACCGAAAAAACCGCCTTTTTAGCTAACAGCGGTAAATTTACGATTTTAGTTGCTAAAACTGCTACCAAAAATCAAATTAATGCGGCAGTCAAGAAAATATATAAAGTTAATCCGCTTAAAATAAACATTACCAAAAATCCCGGCAAACAGAAAGCAACTCCTACCAAGCATGGGATGATGGTTCGAAAAATCAAAGGTCAAAAAAAGGCCATCGTGGTTTTGAAAAAGGGTCAAAAAATTCCCGGCTTTGAAACGATTAAATAA
- the rplD gene encoding 50S ribosomal protein L4, whose amino-acid sequence MPKTIAQKIPTNKKVLKIQVFKLNGEKAGQISIPEVLKITPKEHLILKAVQWQLAKKQISTAHTKNRAERRGGGKKPWRQKGTGRARFGSSRNPIWRKGGVAFGPTPENNYQIQMPKKERKSAVQAVLSDKIAHQKLIIVEKLALSEIKTKKMQEILSNLNIFDTVLLLPDVRDEKIIKSARNLAYVKILSPDSLNILDLLNFEYILTTKAGFEQIVKTF is encoded by the coding sequence ATGCCAAAAACAATTGCTCAAAAAATCCCCACCAATAAAAAAGTTTTAAAGATTCAGGTTTTTAAATTAAACGGCGAAAAAGCTGGCCAAATTTCAATTCCTGAGGTTTTAAAAATTACCCCCAAAGAACACTTGATTTTAAAAGCCGTTCAATGGCAATTAGCCAAGAAACAAATTTCCACGGCCCACACCAAAAACCGAGCCGAAAGACGGGGCGGTGGTAAAAAACCTTGGCGGCAAAAAGGCACCGGACGTGCTCGATTTGGGTCGTCTCGAAACCCAATTTGGCGAAAAGGTGGCGTCGCTTTTGGGCCAACTCCTGAAAATAATTATCAAATTCAAATGCCCAAAAAAGAACGAAAAAGTGCCGTCCAAGCGGTTTTGTCTGATAAAATTGCCCATCAAAAATTAATCATTGTCGAAAAATTGGCTTTATCTGAAATTAAAACTAAAAAAATGCAGGAAATTTTATCAAATTTGAATATTTTTGACACCGTGTTATTGCTTCCTGATGTTCGTGATGAAAAGATCATTAAATCTGCACGGAATTTAGCTTATGTAAAGATTTTATCGCCTGATAGTTTAAATATTTTAGATTTATTAAATTTCGAATATATTTTAACTACCAAGGCTGGTTTTGAACAAATAGTTAAAACATTTTAA
- the rplC gene encoding 50S ribosomal protein L3 — MNFILARKIGMTQVYDDKNHPQPVTVVEAGPCYISQLRTPEKDGYTAVQLAFREKKHLLKTQKGHLAKAKISKNLSFVREIPAKKIDNLELGQEIKADIFQTGDKVNVQGVSKGKGFAGVIKRHGFSRGPETHGSHHHRRPGSIGSMFPQHVVKGKKMPGHMGSDNITIKKAVIIDVQADKNIILIKGAVPGAAKSNLVLVKAE; from the coding sequence ATGAATTTTATTCTCGCCAGAAAAATTGGCATGACCCAAGTTTATGACGATAAAAATCATCCTCAGCCAGTCACCGTCGTTGAAGCTGGGCCATGTTATATCTCGCAATTAAGGACGCCAGAAAAAGATGGTTACACCGCCGTCCAATTAGCTTTTCGTGAAAAAAAGCATCTTTTAAAAACCCAAAAGGGTCATCTCGCTAAAGCTAAAATTTCGAAAAATTTAAGTTTTGTTAGAGAAATTCCCGCCAAGAAAATTGATAATTTGGAACTTGGGCAAGAAATCAAAGCGGATATTTTTCAAACTGGCGATAAAGTCAATGTTCAAGGAGTTTCAAAGGGAAAAGGCTTTGCTGGTGTAATCAAAAGACATGGCTTTTCTCGAGGTCCAGAGACTCATGGTTCACACCACCATCGTCGTCCAGGATCAATTGGTTCCATGTTTCCACAACACGTCGTAAAAGGCAAAAAAATGCCGGGACATATGGGCAGTGATAATATCACCATTAAAAAAGCCGTCATCATTGATGTTCAAGCTGATAAAAATATTATATTAATCAAAGGGGCTGTTCCGGGTGCAGCCAAGAGTAATTTAGTCTTAGTTAAAGCTGAATAG
- a CDS encoding PsbP-related protein — protein sequence MEPNSEKGISTILGILLVLLAAAAAGGGVWAYYNYKIIPDLEKKSATVTVKPNSTSDDESSSGIDKKTADWKTYINEPQNYQFKYPTNYFVAEGCYDTQTYSRRVGTKDLVLVDDTDFGNTPPCESEYKITKLSVVIPSETQTFAQLRSQDSADIESTITVDGQSALKLVSTTPSMLDGSFQTTIYIIYKGKEYSIMWENSNAAGTHDSISDDILATFEFTT from the coding sequence ATGGAACCAAATTCCGAAAAAGGGATTTCCACAATTTTGGGTATTTTATTGGTGCTTTTAGCTGCTGCGGCTGCCGGCGGTGGTGTCTGGGCTTATTACAATTACAAAATCATTCCAGATTTAGAAAAAAAGAGCGCCACCGTGACTGTAAAACCTAACTCAACCTCAGATGATGAAAGTAGTTCCGGGATCGATAAAAAAACTGCCGACTGGAAAACCTATATTAATGAGCCTCAAAATTATCAATTCAAATATCCAACAAATTATTTTGTCGCTGAAGGTTGCTATGATACCCAAACCTATAGTAGAAGAGTTGGCACCAAAGATTTAGTTTTAGTTGATGATACTGATTTTGGCAATACTCCTCCTTGCGAATCAGAATATAAAATTACTAAATTGTCCGTGGTAATTCCTTCTGAAACACAAACCTTTGCCCAATTAAGAAGCCAAGACTCAGCCGATATCGAATCTACTATTACTGTTGATGGTCAAAGTGCTTTAAAATTAGTCTCCACCACCCCCAGCATGTTGGACGGCAGCTTTCAAACGACGATTTATATCATTTATAAAGGTAAAGAATATTCGATTATGTGGGAAAATTCAAATGCGGCTGGCACTCACGATTCAATCTCTGATGATATTCTTGCCACTTTTGAATTTACCACCTAA
- the rpsJ gene encoding 30S ribosomal protein S10, whose translation MSPKTTSIKKKTKIRIKLTAFDYRIADNAAEKIVETAERTGALVSGPIPLPTQRTLYTVLKSPNVHKDAREQFEMRVHKRLIDIVNPTSKTVDSLMTLDLPAGVDIEIKM comes from the coding sequence ATGTCTCCCAAGACCACTAGTATTAAAAAGAAAACCAAGATTCGCATTAAATTAACTGCCTTTGATTATCGAATTGCCGATAATGCCGCGGAGAAAATTGTTGAAACCGCGGAAAGAACCGGTGCCTTAGTGTCGGGTCCAATTCCTTTGCCCACGCAACGGACTCTTTATACCGTCCTAAAATCGCCGAATGTCCATAAAGATGCCCGAGAACAGTTTGAAATGCGTGTTCACAAACGTTTAATTGATATTGTCAATCCCACTTCAAAAACCGTAGATTCTTTGATGACACTCGATTTACCCGCCGGAGTTGATATTGAAATTAAAATGTAG
- the tuf gene encoding elongation factor Tu — MAEKKSFERTKPHLNVGTIGHVDHGKTTLTAAITHVLSKKGKAEPFKVDQIDNAPEEKERGLTISLYHLEYETDKRHYAHIDAPGHADYIKNMITGAAQMDGAVLVVAATDGPMPQTREHILLARQVGVPEIVVFINKVDQVSDPELIDLVEEEIRDLLTKYKYPGDKTPIIRGSALKALEGDAEAEKSIEELLKAMDDFIPDPKRETDKPFLMPVEDVFSIKGRGTVVTGKIERGIVKVGEELEIIGLHPTKKTTVTGVEMFRKSLNEGQAGDNVGVLLRSIERDQVERGQVLAKPSSITPHTEFEAEVYVLTKEEGGRHTPFFKGYKPQFYIRTTDVTGEVELSEGTEMVMPGDTTNLKIKLIQPVAIEEKMRFAIREGGKTVGAGVVTKVIK, encoded by the coding sequence ATGGCAGAGAAAAAATCCTTCGAAAGAACCAAGCCCCACTTAAACGTAGGTACGATTGGTCATGTTGACCATGGAAAAACTACTTTAACTGCGGCCATTACCCATGTCTTATCCAAAAAAGGCAAAGCTGAGCCTTTTAAAGTTGACCAAATTGACAACGCTCCCGAAGAAAAAGAGCGTGGACTCACAATTTCACTTTATCATTTGGAATATGAAACCGACAAGCGACATTATGCACACATTGACGCTCCAGGTCATGCAGACTACATCAAAAACATGATTACTGGTGCCGCGCAAATGGATGGCGCCGTTTTAGTCGTGGCCGCGACTGATGGCCCAATGCCACAAACTCGAGAACACATTTTGTTAGCCAGACAAGTGGGTGTGCCTGAAATTGTTGTTTTCATCAATAAAGTTGATCAAGTTTCAGATCCAGAATTAATTGATTTGGTGGAAGAAGAAATTAGAGATCTTTTAACCAAATATAAATATCCTGGCGATAAAACCCCCATTATTCGAGGTTCTGCCTTAAAAGCCTTAGAAGGCGATGCGGAAGCGGAAAAATCAATCGAAGAACTCTTAAAAGCCATGGATGATTTTATCCCAGATCCCAAGAGAGAAACCGACAAGCCATTTTTGATGCCAGTTGAAGACGTTTTTTCAATTAAAGGTCGCGGTACTGTCGTGACCGGCAAAATTGAAAGAGGCATTGTTAAAGTTGGCGAGGAATTAGAAATAATTGGTTTGCATCCGACTAAAAAAACCACTGTCACCGGCGTAGAAATGTTTAGAAAATCCCTAAACGAAGGTCAAGCCGGCGATAATGTCGGGGTGCTTTTGAGAAGTATCGAAAGGGACCAAGTTGAGCGAGGACAAGTTTTAGCCAAGCCCAGCTCAATTACGCCTCATACCGAATTTGAAGCCGAAGTTTATGTTTTGACAAAAGAAGAAGGTGGTCGACATACCCCGTTTTTTAAAGGTTATAAACCACAATTCTATATTCGCACCACTGATGTGACCGGCGAAGTTGAATTATCAGAAGGTACGGAAATGGTTATGCCGGGCGACACCACTAATTTAAAAATTAAATTAATTCAACCGGTTGCCATCGAAGAAAAAATGAGATTTGCCATTCGAGAAGGTGGCAAGACTGTTGGTGCCGGTGTCGTTACTAAAGTTATAAAGTAA